Genomic segment of Azospirillaceae bacterium:
TACCGCGCCACGCTGCTGTCGCCGGACGTCGCGGCCGGGCCGGAGAGCCTGGAGGTTGGCCTGTTCACCTGGGACGAGATCCCGTGGACGGACATTGCCTTCCCCACGGTCAAATGGGCGCTGGAGGAGCACCGCCGGCAGTCGGGCCGGACCGGTTTCCAGCCGGGCACCAACCAGGGGGCGAACACGGACCCGGTCCCACCGGGGGCGTAGGCGGGCGTACACGGCACGGGATCCATCACCGTCTCCGGGCCGTGGACAATGCCGGCGCCGGATGCGAGCCTGCGGCCGTGTTCCAGCGGCTCGTCCCATACCCGCCCGCCTATATCGAGGACGGCTCGGCACGGCTGTGCGACACGTTTCCGATCCATCCGGCCGAGTTGAAAAGGACGAAGCAGTGGCACGCCACCGTCGGTGCCGTGCATGAGGTGGTCACCGCATCGCCCACAAAGGCCCATCTGGTCCTTCGGACCGCGACGCGGGTTCGGGAGGACGGTTCGCCGATAGAGACCGTGTCCGCCTTCCACGCCTTCACCCGCACGGACCAAGGCTGGAAAATACACCCCTTGTCGGCGGTCGTGATACCGGCCTGAGGAAGGGCCAATCCCGCCGTCCTCCCCTGCGCACAGGGCGGGATGGGACGGCGGGGTCCTCCCCCGCTCAGGCGAACGCGAACAGGCCCAAGGCCGTGCGAACCTCGTCGAGGGTCGCCTGCGTCACCGCCTGCGCCTGCCTTGTCCCCTCGCGCAGCACGTCCAGGACATACCCAGGGTCGCGGGCCAACCGTTCGCGCCGCTCCCGGATCGGGGCCAGCAGCGCCTGCAGGCACTCTTCCAGCCGGCGTTTGACGACGGCATCGCCCAAGCCACCGCGCTGGTACCGGTCCTTCAGTTCGGCCACCGCCGCCGCGTCCTCGTCGAAGGCGTCGAGGTAGGTGAACACCACATTGCCCTCCACCCGGCCGGGGACGCTGGCGCGCAGGTGGCCGGGATCGGTGAACATGCGGCGCACGGCGTCCGCGACCTCGTCGGCCGAGGCCGACAGCGGGATCGCGTTGCCCAGCGACTTCCCCATTTTCGCCTTGCCGTCCACGCCGGGCAGGCGGCCGACCGGCGGGACCAACGCCCGGGCCTCCACCAGCACGTCGCGGCCGGCCTGACGGTTGATGCGGCGGACGACTTCGTTCGTCTGTTCGATCATCGGCAACTGGTCCTCGCCCACGGGAACCAGTTCGGCCTTGAAGCCGGTGATGTCGGCCGCCTGCGCCACGGGATAGCACAGGAAGCCGGCCGGAAGCGCCCGCTCGAACCCGCGCTGGCGCACCTCCTCCTTGACGGTGGGGTTGCGCTCCAGGCGGGCCACGGTGACGAAGTTCAGGAACAGCATCGACAGTTCCGCCAGGGCCGGAAGACGGGACTGGACGCAGATGGTGGATTTGGCCGGGTCGATGCCGACGGCCAGATAGTCCAGCGCCACTTCGATCACGTTGCCGATGACCTTGCCCGGAGCGTCGGCGTTGTCGGTCAGCGCCTGGGCATCGGCGAGCAGCAGGAACTGGCGGTGCGTGTCCTGCAACCGGACACGGTTCCTCAACGAGCCCGCATAATGGCCGAGATGCAGCGGGCCGGTGGTGCGGTCGCCGGTGAGGATGACGGGTTTTCGTGTTTCGACGGTCACGGCGGGTCTCCGGTTGGACGCGCCGCCGTGGTCGATGACCGTTGCCACACAAGGAAACGGTGCAAGCCGGACCCCGGCGGCACCGTTCGTGTGGATGTCTGGACGAAGACAGAGAACGAGGCGCCGCTCCTTAGAAGGAGCGCCACCACATGCGGCCGGGAATCGTGGCTTGGTCTGTCATGCGTCGAAGGCTAGCACACGCCCGCGTGTGGGCTCAATCCCGGTCCGGGCCCGGTCCGGGCGTCAGCGGAGCAGGCCGTCGAGCACCGGCAGTCCCAGAACGGCCGCCGCCGCGATCAGGGCGTAGCAGACACGGCGGAACACCGCCTCGCTGGCGAGGCCGAACATGCGTGCCCCGAGCCAGATGCCGACCCCGTAGGCGGGACCGGCAACCGCGGCGAGGGCCAGCACCCGCACCGTCAGCAGGCCGCCGGCCAAATAGCTGGCTGTGGTCAAAAGGCTCGACGCCGCGAAATAGAGCATCAGGTTGGCCCGCACCGACTGCGCCGGACCGGCCCCGCCCAGCCAGTAGGCCACCACGGGCGGCCCGCCGACCTGGGCGGCGCCGCTGAGAAGGCCCGCAGCGCCACCGACCGAAAGCGTCAGCGGGACCGCCAACCGCCCGCGGTAGCGCCAACCCGACGCCAACAGGACGAGCAACAGGGCACACAAGGCGCAAAGTCCCCAGCGCAACGCCACCGGATCCACCTGCGTCAGGACCCAGGTGCCCATGGGTACGCCCAGGGCGGCGCCAAGCGCCATCACGGCAACCTCGCGCCGATCCGCCCGGACCCAGGCCCCGGGGATCAGACCGGCGGCCATGACGAGATCCATGACCAGCAGCAGGGGGACCGCGGTCCGGGGGCCGATGGCGGCACTGGCCAAGGGAACGAAGATCAGCGCGGCGCCGAAGCCCGAAAAACCGCGTGCGAGGCCGGCGACGAACCCGGCCACGAACAGGAAGGCCAGCACACCGGGTTCCACCGGCCCGAAGGCGCCTCCCCCGAAGACCGCGGACACCACAGGCTCCGTCACGGCCCCGCCCCGGCTTCGCGGCGGGCGCGGTCCCGCAGCTCGCGGCGGATGATCTTGCCGGTGGTGGTCATGGGCAGTTCGTCCACGAAGTCGATTTCCCGCGGGTATTCGTGCGCAGCCAGACGCGTCCGCACATGCTCTGCGATCGCCGCCGCAAGATCGTCCGACGGCGCGAAGCCCTCGTTCAGGACCACGTAGGCCTTCACGATCTCGGTCCGGTGGGGATCGGGCTTTCCGACCACCGCCGCCATGCGCACGGCCGGGTGGCGGATCAGGCAGTCCTCGATCTCGCCGGGCCCGATCCGGTAACCGGACGAGGTGATGACATCGTCGTCCCGGCCCAGAAAGCGGATCCATCCCTCGGCGTCGCGCACCCCGATGTCCCCGGTCAGAAGCCACTCGCCCTGGTATTTCGCCGCCGTGGCCTGCGGATTGTTCCAATAGCCCAGGAACATGACCGGATCGCCCCGCCGCACGGCGATGCGGCCGGGCACGCCGTCGGCGCACGGCTGTCCGGCCTCGTCCAGCACCTGGACATCGTGCCCCGGCACCGGACGCCCCATGATTCCGGGACGCGGCGGCATCAGCGCCGCGCACGAGGACACGATCATGTTGCATTCGGTCTGGCCGTAGAACTCGTTGATGGTGACGCCCAGCACCCGGCGCCCCCAGTCCAGAAGCTCCAGGCCCAACGTCTCGCCCCCGCTGCCGACCGACCGCATGTCGAGGCGCCACCGGCGTTCGGCGTCGGGCACGGCCCGCATCACCTTCAGCGCGGTCGGCGGCAGGAAGGCATTGCGGATGCCCTGCGCCCCGATCAGGTCGAAGGCCGCCTCGCCGGTGAACTTGGCGAACCGGCGGGCCACCACGGGAACCCCGTGGTGCAGCGCAGGCATCAGCACGTCCAGGAGGCCGCCGATCCACGCCCAATCCGCCGGCGTCCAGATCCTGTCGCCCGGCTGCGGAAACAGGTCGAAGGCCATTTCGACCCCCGGCAAGTGGCCGAGCAGCACCCGGTGGGCGTGCAACGCCCCCTTGGGCAGGCCCGTGGTGCCCGAGGTGTAGATGATCAGCGCCGGATCGTCGGCGGACGTGTCCACCGGAGCGAAGGCCGTCGCGCAGCGGTCCCGCAAAGCATGGAAGTCTTCCGCCCCCGCCGCCGGACCGTCGATGCACAGAACGAACACCAGATCCGGCAGCCGGTCGCGGATGCGGGCCAACCGCTCGGCCCCCTCCGCGTTGGTGACCACCGCCTTGGCACCGGCATCCCGCAACCGGTGCTCCAGCGCCTCGGGACCGAACAGGGTGAACAGCGGGATGGAGATGGCCCCCATCTTCCACACCGCGATGTGGGAATAGGCGGTCTCGGGAACCTGCGGCAGCAGGATGCCGACGCGGTCGCCCGGCCCGACCCCGCGGGCGGCCAAGAGGTTGGCGGTTTGATTGGAGAGGTCGCGCAGGTCGGCATAGGCGAAGGGCTGCGTGCGACCGTCGCCAAGCACATGGATTAGGGCGGGCCGCCCCGGATCGACCGCGGCCCAGCGATCGCAGACGTCCACGCCCATGTTGTAGCGGGCGGGAACGGGCCACAGGAACCGGCTCCGCACCTCGGCATAGGTGGCGCCTTCGGGCAGCATCGTCTTCCCCATCGGCTTGGTGTGCACCTTGCCGCCGGACTGTGGCGCAGCCGCCACTGGACCGTCCAGTCCCGCGGTCGCCGGCCGTACCGGAATCCCCGTCCCGGGATGCGCCGCGGGTTTCGGGACGCGATGCGGCGGCACCCGAATACTACACACCGTCGGGTCATGACCGCACCCGATGGACACGTGCATCCATCCCGGTAGTAATCCCGGCACTTATGCCAAAGGCATTACTTACGCCGTCGATGAAGTTCTGGGCATACTTGTCTTTGCATGGCGCGAGGCGGCCCCACCGGCGACCCGCAAATGCGTGCAGGCACCGCCCGGCGGCGGGGGCAAGATACGCGGTCCGGCTTTCCGCCCGATCAACGCGTCGAGATTTCGAACACCACCAAAGGATCCGGCGGCACATGGCGATCGAATGGCTGGACACGCTGCTGGATTTCGGCCGCACGCTGGCGATCCTGACGCTGGTGGTCTTCGCCCATGCGGTCATGGAACGGGCATCCTGGCGTCGCATCGGGCTGGGTCTTGTCTACGGTGCCGTCGGGGTGTTCGGGATGGCGACGCCCATTGTCCTGACGGATGGGTTCCTGTTCGACCTGCGCGCCGCCGTCATCGGGCTTGCGACGCTCTTTTCCGGACCACTTTCCGGGACCGTTGCCACCGTGTGCCTGGCGGGATACCGGCTGTGGCTCGGCGGTGGCGGGGTTTGGATCGGACTGGCGGCGATCGGCTTGGCCTATGCCGTCGCAACGGCCCTGTGGGTGGTCCATCGCCGCGACCCGGCGGGCGCGGACGAGGAGTGGCTGGTGGCCAGCGGGATTCTCCTGTCCGGCACAGGCCTGATTTTCCTCGCCCTGGTGCTGCCGGACGGCCCCGGCGCGCTTGGCGTCCTGGGGCCGCAGGCGGCGATGAACTTCGTCGCCATGCTGGTGGTCGGCTCCATCCTGATCGCACGTCGGCAGGCCCGGACCGCCCGCGAGCAGGCGCAGCAGCTCAGCCGCGACCTCCGCAGCGAGCAGGCGTTGATCGCGACCTTGATGGAGGGGTGGCCCGACGCGGTTTTCGTCAAGGATCTGAAAGGCCGCTTCACCGCGGCGAACGAGGCCCTGGCCCGGATCTTCGGCCTGCCCGGAAAGGAAGCGCTGATCGGGCGCAGGCTCGCGGACGTGTACCCCGACGTCCCCCTGATCGCGGACCAGATGGATGCCGAAGTGTTGTCCACGGGATGTCCCATCGTGGACCAGTTGGTGGAACGGTGCATAGCCGGCCCCGATGGGGAGAAGGTGACCTTTTTTTTCCGCACGACGCGCCTGCCGCTCCGGGATTCGCAGGGCGCGATCATCGGGCTGGTCGGGATCAGCCGGGACGTGACCCGGCAGGTCGCCGACCGGCGGGAACTGGAGGAGGCCAAGGCCGCGGCCGAGATCGCCAGCCGTGCCAAGTCCGAGTTCCTGGCCAGCATGAGCCACGAGTTGCGCACGCCGCTGAACGCCATCATAGGCTTCGGCGAGATGATCGCCGAAGAACGGCTGGGGCCGGTCGGAGTCGCCCGGTACAAGGAGTACGGAGCGGACATCGCCCGCAGCGCATCCCACCTGCGACAGCTGATCGACGAACTGCTGGACCTCGCCCGGATCGAGGCCGGACGCCTCGAACTCCGCGAGGAGACGCTGCCGGTCCGCGAAGAGGTGGAGGCCGCACTGCGGCTCATCGCCGGCAGCGGCATGGCCGAGGGGCTGAACCTGGACACCGCGCCCATCCCCGATGGCCTGTTCCTGCATGCCGATGCCCGGGCGTTCCGGCAAATCCTGCTGAACCTTCTCAGCAATGCCGCCAAATACACGCAGCCCGGCGGGCGGATCACCGTCCGGACCGAGGCCGACCCGGACGGCGGTCTCCGCCTGGTGGTGGAGGACACGGGTGCCGGCATCTCGCCCGACCGGATCGGCGAGTTGGGACACCCCTTCGCCCGCGGCACCGATGCCCTGACCCGGCAACACCGCGGGTTCGGCCTGGGCCTGTACATCACCCGCATGCTGGTGGAGCGGCACGGAGGGACCCTGACGCTGGAGAGCGAACTCGGGTGCGGCACGCGGGCCGCGGTCCGCTTCCCGCCCGACCGGATCAAGGCAAGGGTCGGCGCCGCCGCGGCCATCCCATAGCACGTCGGGCGTGTGCACGCCGCGCCACCGGCAGCGGCCCGCGACTTCCATTCAATTCCGCCAACCGCCCAATGCCGCACGTGGCTCCCCCCAATCCACCACGTGCACAGATTCGAAGAAACCTATCTCACGATTGATCCTGCGATTTGCGCCTTGGCCTTCGGTTGTATGCCGGCTTCGCCTCTATCCCACCGCGTGCCGCCATGGGATTTGTTTCCTTACTAATTTTTAACGATCGAGTGGGGAAACCGGGATGGCGTCCACGTGGCAGGAGCTCTACGGCGATCCGTTCGGACCGCTGGACCAATTCCGATCGATCATGAGCGGGACGCAGCGGACCCTGTCCGCCCGTGCCGACAAGGCCTCCGGCACGGGCGGCGACGACCTGTTCCGGCTACTGGGCGGCAACGACGCGCTGTCGTCCGGCGGTGGAAACGACTGGATCGACGGGGGGCACGGCAACGACACGCTGAAGGCCGGAAGCGGCCACGACTTCGCCCAGGGCGGCGACGGCACGGACTGGCTCTACGGGGAAGCCGGGAATGACCGTCTGGATGGGGGCGCCGGCAACGACCACCTCGCCGGCGGCGCCGGAAACGACGAGATCCAGGGCTGGACCGGCGCCGACCGCATCCAAGGCGGCGACGGGGCGGACGACATGGATGGCGGCCCGGGCAACGACACGGTGCTGGGCGGATCCGGGGACGACATGCTGTGGGCCGGAAGTTCGGGCGTGGACCACCTGTATGGTGGAACCGGCGCCAACACCTTCCATGCCTGGGGCAATGTCCGCGGGGTGGTGGAGGAGCGCCCGTGGGGCAGCACCATCGTTCCGGCGGGATCGGTCCACTACCACCTGGAAGGACGGGCCGACACGGTTTGGGACAACGGCATCTCCACCGACACCGACGTGCTGCACTACACCGGCAAGGGATCCGCCACGGTTCATTGGTTCGGCGGGGCCGCGGTGACCGAATACGATCCCGCCTATGCCCTGCCGCCGTTCCACTCCCACGGCGCCACGGACAAGGTGGTGCTGGAGAACGTGCACGTGGGCGGAAACCGGATCGACAGTTTCGCCGAGTTCACGGCCATGATCGCGGACGGCCGTATCGGATACACCCACACCCCCAAGCAGCCGGACGGATACCACCCGCTGGACGGCCAATCCTGGCGCGGCAATTGGGACGCCGGCGGCATCGTCCTGGATTTCGGGCCCGCGCCGGACGGCACGCAGCGGATCCTGTCGTTCCACACCACCTCCCTCTCGGGAACCGACGGGGTGGCCAGCTTTTCGGCAGCGGATTGGCTGATCGCCTGAGGATCCACCCCGATCGTTCAGGGTGCGACCAAGGGCCAGATGCGGCGCGCGGCATGCGTGCTCATCTCCCTCAACGGACACGCCCGACCGGCGGCGGCCGCCGGTCGGGTGCCCATCGGGGGATCGGAACCATGTACGACACAGCCGCAGTGCGCAGCAGGCTGATTGAGGACGCACGGGCGCTGGAGGCCGCCGCCGCCGCCGCGCCGGACGACGGGCGCGCCCGCTTCCTGGGACTGGCCGCCGAGGCGGTGCGGACGGCCGAACTGCTGGTGGATCAGGCCGCGGAGGGTATCGTCCCCGGCGATTGGCCGGTCGACACGCTCACCCAGGCGGCCTGGCTGCTGGTCCGGGCCGCTTATGAGAACCGGGTCGACGGCGTGCTGGCCCGGGAATTGGCCCCGCTGCGCCGAATACTGGAGACGCGCGGCCTGGTCTGCGATCCCGGGACGGCGGAAACCTTGCCGCCCGACCAGCCCGACCAGGAACCCCGGGACGTGCGGGGGGATGCCACGGACCGGGTGCCGGCGCCGGGCCATGGGGATCTCCGTGCCGACGATCCATGGGCGCATGAGCGGACGGAAACGCTGCTGGGTTACGCGTCGGGCGAAAAGCATTTCCGTCCCGGCACGCCGCTGACCCGGGCCGAGGAGGCGCTTCTGGACGAGGGCCTGCTGCACTACGCGCATAAGGACGAGGGCGGGTTCGCCATCGGCTTGTCGTCGCAGGGCTGGCAGGCATTGGCCGGGTCCGGCACACCCCCGCGCCAAGCGGCCTGAGCGGGCCGGCCCGGGCGACACGCAGGCTCCGGACGGACGGAACGATGAAACACCTGATCGGGGTCCTGGTCCTGCTGTTCGCCCTGCCGCTCGCCAGCCACGCGGTCTGGTGGTGGTGGCGCGGGTGGCCAGACCATTGGTCCGGGGCGGACTGGTCCTCGGCCCGGCTGCTGCCCGACGCCGGAAACGAACCCGACGCGGTCGTACATGTCATGGCCGCGCGCGTGGGCCGGTGGCGCGGCATCTTCGCCCACCACAGTTGGATCGTCGTGAAGCAGGCCGGCGCCCCGCGCTATACCCGCTACGATGTGGTCGGCTGGGGCATGCCGGTCCGCACCGACCACCGCGACCCCGATGCCCGCTGGTTCGGCAACGAACCGGTCGTGGTGATGACACTGCACGGATCGCAGGCCGAAGCCGCCATCCCGCGCATCCGCGCCGCGGTGGCCGACTATCCGTATGTTCGGCCGGGCACCTACCGGGCGTGGCCGGGACCGAACTCGAACACCTTTGTCGCCCATGTGGCGGCCACCGTGCCCGAACTGGCACCCGCCCTTTTGCCCACCGCCCTGGGCAAGGATTTTCGGCCGGAACCGCCAACCGGCCCCGTGTACGTGGGCCCGCCGCCCGGCGGGCACGGCGTGCAACTGTCCGTCGCCGGCCTGTTCGGCTTAACCGTCGGATGGGTGGAAGGCGTGGAGGTCAACCTGCTGGGCCTGATCGCGGGCATCGATGCCCGCCGTCCGGCGCTGAAACTGCCGGGATGGGGCCGCATCGGCCTTTCCCCGGCCGAAATCGTCCGTCCCCTGGCTCCTTAGGACCCGACGGAGCGCAGGATGGTGCGGCGCTCGACGATCACCGGGGTCGTGCGCGCACCGCCGGCCCGGCGCTCGGACGTATAGGCGCCCGAACCGGTTCCTGCGCGGGTGGGCATCGTGGCCCGGTCCGACCCGCGATCCGGGCGGTCGGCCCTGTCGGCTGCCCCCGCACCATCGCGCACTCGGAAGATGCCGGCCTCGTCCGGCAGGCTTTCGGCATAGATGACGACCGAATTGAGCGAGACCGGCTTCGAAGGATCGCGACCACGGCCGTCGTAGGGGCGGATCCGCCCGGCATCCAGATGGGCCTGGGCCTCGTCGGCCGAACAGTTCAGCCAATGGGCGGTCTGGGCGATGGTGATGGCAACGTCGTTCATCGGGATCCTCGGTCGGGCCGTGCGGGCTTCGGCGGCCACCCGCGTGGGCGGCGGCAAGGATAGGGCACGCCCGGCCGCAGCAGACGAGATCAATTTGCGCCACAGGATTAACGCGTACGCATAGCCCGGCTCGGCACGCCGAAACTATTGCGGGCACAGCAGCCGCACAGCGCTGTTTTCCCGGCAGCAGGACACGTAAGGACGCATCGTCCGATCGGTGCTGCGCGTTGGCATCCGGTGGAATTGTGGGATCGTTGGAATGGCTCGCTCCAGACCGCTCGACATGCCGGTGTCGGCGAACGATTTCCGGAACGGGACCGAGTACGCCGCAGCACTCGGTCGTTGCCGTATCCTGGACACGCCGCCCGAACCCGCCTTCGACGATCTCGTCCGGCTTGCCGCCCAGATCTGCCGCGCGCCGATGGCGGCGGTGGCCCTGGCCACCCAGGGGCGGCTCTGGTTGAAGGCGGAAATCGGTCTGGGCATCCGGGAAATTCCGCTGCTTGCATCGGCCAATGTCGACGCCGTTCTGCATCCCGAACTGCTGGTCATCCCCGACACCGCACGGGATCCGTGCTTCGCGGAACACCCGCTGATCAACGCCGGCCCGGGCCGGCGCTTTTACGCCGGGGCACCGTTGGTAACGTCCGAGGGATATCGGATCGGCGTCCTCTGCGTCGTCGACGAGGCGCCACGGCCCGAGGGGCTGACGCGGGAGCAGGCATCCGCCCTGGGTGCGTTGGCACGGCAGGTCATCGCACTCGTGGAGCCACGCGGGCCGGTGGGCGGACACGGGCCGGAACCGGAGGACGGCACCTCGGCGGAACGGGCATTGCGCGATGCCCAGGCCCGCGCCGAAGCCGCTGTCACGGAATACGCCGCGGTCCTGGACCAACTGGCCGAGGGTGTCGTCGTTGCGGATGCATCCGGACGGATCGTCCTGGTCAACGCCGCCGCGGCCCGCCTGCATGGCGTCTCACG
This window contains:
- a CDS encoding DUF3750 domain-containing protein; the protein is MKHLIGVLVLLFALPLASHAVWWWWRGWPDHWSGADWSSARLLPDAGNEPDAVVHVMAARVGRWRGIFAHHSWIVVKQAGAPRYTRYDVVGWGMPVRTDHRDPDARWFGNEPVVVMTLHGSQAEAAIPRIRAAVADYPYVRPGTYRAWPGPNSNTFVAHVAATVPELAPALLPTALGKDFRPEPPTGPVYVGPPPGGHGVQLSVAGLFGLTVGWVEGVEVNLLGLIAGIDARRPALKLPGWGRIGLSPAEIVRPLAP
- the trpS gene encoding tryptophan--tRNA ligase, with product MTVETRKPVILTGDRTTGPLHLGHYAGSLRNRVRLQDTHRQFLLLADAQALTDNADAPGKVIGNVIEVALDYLAVGIDPAKSTICVQSRLPALAELSMLFLNFVTVARLERNPTVKEEVRQRGFERALPAGFLCYPVAQAADITGFKAELVPVGEDQLPMIEQTNEVVRRINRQAGRDVLVEARALVPPVGRLPGVDGKAKMGKSLGNAIPLSASADEVADAVRRMFTDPGHLRASVPGRVEGNVVFTYLDAFDEDAAAVAELKDRYQRGGLGDAVVKRRLEECLQALLAPIRERRERLARDPGYVLDVLREGTRQAQAVTQATLDEVRTALGLFAFA
- a CDS encoding ATP-binding protein; protein product: MAIEWLDTLLDFGRTLAILTLVVFAHAVMERASWRRIGLGLVYGAVGVFGMATPIVLTDGFLFDLRAAVIGLATLFSGPLSGTVATVCLAGYRLWLGGGGVWIGLAAIGLAYAVATALWVVHRRDPAGADEEWLVASGILLSGTGLIFLALVLPDGPGALGVLGPQAAMNFVAMLVVGSILIARRQARTAREQAQQLSRDLRSEQALIATLMEGWPDAVFVKDLKGRFTAANEALARIFGLPGKEALIGRRLADVYPDVPLIADQMDAEVLSTGCPIVDQLVERCIAGPDGEKVTFFFRTTRLPLRDSQGAIIGLVGISRDVTRQVADRRELEEAKAAAEIASRAKSEFLASMSHELRTPLNAIIGFGEMIAEERLGPVGVARYKEYGADIARSASHLRQLIDELLDLARIEAGRLELREETLPVREEVEAALRLIAGSGMAEGLNLDTAPIPDGLFLHADARAFRQILLNLLSNAAKYTQPGGRITVRTEADPDGGLRLVVEDTGAGISPDRIGELGHPFARGTDALTRQHRGFGLGLYITRMLVERHGGTLTLESELGCGTRAAVRFPPDRIKARVGAAAAIP
- a CDS encoding acyl-CoA synthetase; the encoded protein is MLPEGATYAEVRSRFLWPVPARYNMGVDVCDRWAAVDPGRPALIHVLGDGRTQPFAYADLRDLSNQTANLLAARGVGPGDRVGILLPQVPETAYSHIAVWKMGAISIPLFTLFGPEALEHRLRDAGAKAVVTNAEGAERLARIRDRLPDLVFVLCIDGPAAGAEDFHALRDRCATAFAPVDTSADDPALIIYTSGTTGLPKGALHAHRVLLGHLPGVEMAFDLFPQPGDRIWTPADWAWIGGLLDVLMPALHHGVPVVARRFAKFTGEAAFDLIGAQGIRNAFLPPTALKVMRAVPDAERRWRLDMRSVGSGGETLGLELLDWGRRVLGVTINEFYGQTECNMIVSSCAALMPPRPGIMGRPVPGHDVQVLDEAGQPCADGVPGRIAVRRGDPVMFLGYWNNPQATAAKYQGEWLLTGDIGVRDAEGWIRFLGRDDDVITSSGYRIGPGEIEDCLIRHPAVRMAAVVGKPDPHRTEIVKAYVVLNEGFAPSDDLAAAIAEHVRTRLAAHEYPREIDFVDELPMTTTGKIIRRELRDRARREAGAGP
- a CDS encoding calcium-binding protein is translated as MASTWQELYGDPFGPLDQFRSIMSGTQRTLSARADKASGTGGDDLFRLLGGNDALSSGGGNDWIDGGHGNDTLKAGSGHDFAQGGDGTDWLYGEAGNDRLDGGAGNDHLAGGAGNDEIQGWTGADRIQGGDGADDMDGGPGNDTVLGGSGDDMLWAGSSGVDHLYGGTGANTFHAWGNVRGVVEERPWGSTIVPAGSVHYHLEGRADTVWDNGISTDTDVLHYTGKGSATVHWFGGAAVTEYDPAYALPPFHSHGATDKVVLENVHVGGNRIDSFAEFTAMIADGRIGYTHTPKQPDGYHPLDGQSWRGNWDAGGIVLDFGPAPDGTQRILSFHTTSLSGTDGVASFSAADWLIA
- a CDS encoding sulfite exporter TauE/SafE family protein → MSAVFGGGAFGPVEPGVLAFLFVAGFVAGLARGFSGFGAALIFVPLASAAIGPRTAVPLLLVMDLVMAAGLIPGAWVRADRREVAVMALGAALGVPMGTWVLTQVDPVALRWGLCALCALLLVLLASGWRYRGRLAVPLTLSVGGAAGLLSGAAQVGGPPVVAYWLGGAGPAQSVRANLMLYFAASSLLTTASYLAGGLLTVRVLALAAVAGPAYGVGIWLGARMFGLASEAVFRRVCYALIAAAAVLGLPVLDGLLR